One stretch of Sphingomonas rosea DNA includes these proteins:
- a CDS encoding TerC family protein, whose product MEFLFADWLGTPVWFWLSFIGVVAGLTALDLGILHKEDREMGIAESLKLSAFYIGLALLFGVWVYFQKTASLGAEAGADLALKYYTAFFIEKALSIDNVFVISLIFTYFAIPAKYQYRALLWGIVAVIILRGIMIGVGAAVVQQYHWVLYIFAAFLVVTGIKMLFAGDKPMDIEGNPVIRFISRHMRVTKELHDQHFFVKVPDEKTGKLVRAATPLFLALVVINLADLVFAVDSVPAVFAITTDTFIVYTSNIMAILGLRALYFALAAMVHRFHYLKYALALVLVFIGAKIFVADFLLDGGKFPPLLSLGVTAGLIAGGVFYSLWKTRGQPEPNWPADKGPEPAGARLDQLPGDRAH is encoded by the coding sequence GCTCGGCACCCCCGTCTGGTTCTGGCTGTCCTTCATCGGGGTGGTCGCGGGCCTGACCGCGCTCGATCTCGGGATCCTCCACAAGGAGGATCGCGAAATGGGCATCGCCGAAAGCCTCAAGCTGTCGGCCTTCTACATCGGCCTCGCCCTGCTGTTCGGCGTCTGGGTCTATTTCCAGAAAACGGCTTCGCTCGGCGCGGAGGCGGGCGCGGACCTCGCGCTCAAATATTACACCGCCTTCTTCATCGAAAAGGCGCTGTCGATCGACAACGTCTTCGTGATCAGCCTGATCTTCACCTATTTCGCGATTCCCGCGAAATATCAGTATCGCGCGCTCCTGTGGGGCATCGTCGCGGTGATCATCCTGCGCGGCATCATGATCGGCGTCGGCGCGGCGGTGGTCCAGCAGTATCACTGGGTGCTCTACATCTTCGCCGCCTTCCTGGTGGTGACGGGCATCAAGATGCTGTTCGCGGGCGACAAGCCGATGGACATCGAGGGCAATCCGGTGATCCGCTTCATCAGCCGCCACATGCGGGTCACGAAGGAGCTTCACGACCAGCACTTCTTCGTGAAGGTGCCTGACGAGAAGACCGGCAAGCTGGTCCGCGCGGCGACGCCCTTGTTCCTGGCGCTGGTGGTGATCAACCTCGCCGACCTCGTGTTCGCGGTCGACAGCGTGCCGGCGGTGTTCGCGATCACCACCGACACCTTCATCGTCTACACCTCGAACATCATGGCGATCCTCGGCCTTCGCGCGCTCTACTTCGCGCTGGCCGCGATGGTGCACCGCTTCCACTATCTGAAATATGCGCTGGCGCTGGTGCTGGTGTTCATCGGCGCCAAGATCTTCGTCGCCGATTTCCTCTTGGATGGCGGCAAGTTCCCACCGCTGCTCAGCCTCGGCGTGACCGCGGGCCTGATCGCGGGCGGCGTCTTCTATTCGCTGTGGAAGACGCGCGGCCAGCCCGAGCCGAACTGGCCGGCCGACAAGGGTCCCGAGCCCGCCGGGGCCAGGCTCGACCAGCTGCCGGGGGACCGGGCGCACTAG
- a CDS encoding SgcJ/EcaC family oxidoreductase: MNFVKPAVMIAAGSLAALAVPAGASATSQTARCVPVGATTADDQFARFNAAWASGNPDTVTDLFSRDAVLLATVSNVPRTDRAGIRDYFVSFLKGKPVGTITTSNVRQGCDMLVRTGTWTVALTNQNSGVRNNVKARYTFIYKMEDGAWKIAHLHSSMMPISE; this comes from the coding sequence GTGAATTTCGTGAAGCCTGCCGTCATGATCGCCGCCGGGTCGCTGGCCGCCCTCGCCGTCCCCGCCGGGGCCTCGGCCACGAGCCAGACGGCCCGCTGCGTCCCCGTCGGCGCCACCACCGCGGATGACCAGTTCGCCCGCTTCAACGCGGCCTGGGCGTCGGGCAATCCCGACACGGTGACCGACCTGTTCAGCCGCGACGCGGTGCTGCTGGCGACCGTGTCGAACGTGCCGCGCACCGACCGCGCGGGCATCCGCGACTATTTCGTCTCGTTCCTCAAGGGCAAGCCGGTCGGAACCATCACCACGAGCAACGTCCGCCAGGGCTGCGACATGCTGGTCCGGACCGGCACGTGGACGGTGGCGCTGACCAACCAGAACAGTGGCGTGCGCAACAACGTCAAGGCGCGCTACACCTTCATCTACAAGATGGAGGACGGAGCGTGGAAGATCGCCCATCTCCACAGCTCGATGATGCCGATCAGCGAATAA